The following nucleotide sequence is from Microbacterium imperiale.
CGTGCGGTCCGCGACGCACGAGTCGATACCGGTCACCCCGACGTCCGACGCGATCTGCAGGATCTGCTCATCGCTCAGGCCCGGCGACTGCTCGGCCGGCTGCTGCTCGAACATCGCCTGCATGAAGGGCACCGCGGCGTCGGGATCGGCCTCGGCGACGCAGTACATCGCGTTCGCCGAGCGGGTCGAGAACTCGGTGCCCTGCGAGAAGCGGTCGAGGATCGAGACCGGGTGGATCTTGAGGGTGATCGTGCCGTCCTCGACCAGGTCGAGGATCTCGGGGCCGTAGGTCGTCTCGAACTGGCCGCAGATCGGGCACATGAAGTCGAGGTACGTGTCGAGCGTCTGCGAGCCGTCGCCGACGACGATCGCCCCGGTCTCCTGCTCGATGCCCGAGCCGGTCGGCGGCGTGCCGGGATCGGTCGCGCTGTTGTTCATCCAGACGACCAGACCGATGATGAGCGCCACCACGACGACCACGGCCGTCGACACCCAGATCGCGAACCAGTTGGTCTTG
It contains:
- a CDS encoding DsbA family protein; the encoded protein is MATAATGKTNWFAIWVSTAVVVVVALIIGLVVWMNNSATDPGTPPTGSGIEQETGAIVVGDGSQTLDTYLDFMCPICGQFETTYGPEILDLVEDGTITLKIHPVSILDRFSQGTEFSTRSANAMYCVAEADPDAAVPFMQAMFEQQPAEQSPGLSDEQILQIASDVGVTGIDSCVADRTYASYVAAMTKETPVQPGSSGIGTPTLAINGEVISNSAIPAQGSFATLFD